A stretch of the Arvicanthis niloticus isolate mArvNil1 chromosome 30, mArvNil1.pat.X, whole genome shotgun sequence genome encodes the following:
- the LOC143440761 gene encoding uncharacterized protein LOC143440761 produces MGLPVSWGTCRTKSSCGQGAQGTVLEKTHRCGSKPKVPALGRLKQDNGYTFEASLDVMANPKQINKSCLQPFLSREETNGVIGRHPKKDRNSQGLGAGEDTVDILVGRMWNPF; encoded by the exons ATGGGCCTACCTGTCTCCTGGGGAACTTGCAGGACCAAGAGCAGCTGTGGCCAGGGTGCTCAGGGCACCGTTTTGGAGAAAACTCACAG GTGTGGGAGCAAACCTAaagtaccagcacttgggaggttgaagcaggacaATGGCTAcacatttgaagccagcctggatgtCATGGCAAatcccaaacaaataaataaaag CTGTTTGCAGCCGTTTCTGTCTCGAGAGGAGACGAATGGAGTGATTGGCAGACATCCCAAAAAGGACAGGAATTCTCAGGGACTGGGTGCCGGAGAGGACACGGTGGACATCCTGGTagggaggatgtggaatcccttcTGA